The following are encoded together in the Nocardioides thalensis genome:
- a CDS encoding ATP-binding cassette domain-containing protein, with amino-acid sequence MSDLVIETSGLRKEFRSLRGGTRVAVQHLDLAVPAGGRVHGFLGPNGSGKTTTIRMLLGLARPTKGTMRLFGEPVPDRLPHVIGRVGAVVESPKFSPNFSGRRNLQLLAGAIGAPATRVDAALEQVKLTGRDKDRYKGYSLGMKQRLAIAATLLKEPSLLILDEPTNGLDPAGIREIRETIRDLGTSGVTVLLSSHILAEVQQVCTSATIIGNGKLLASGDVDDLLGAGTAYRVATPDPAAAAEVLTRAGLAPTVLDTGLQVDTDQPSEVTRVLGEAGIWLSELTPLRADLESYFLALTEDEQLGEQA; translated from the coding sequence GTGAGCGACCTGGTGATCGAGACCAGTGGCCTGCGCAAGGAGTTCCGCTCCCTGCGCGGAGGCACGCGGGTCGCCGTACAGCATCTCGACCTGGCGGTCCCCGCCGGTGGCCGGGTGCACGGCTTCCTCGGGCCCAACGGCTCGGGCAAGACGACCACGATCCGGATGCTGCTCGGGCTGGCCCGGCCGACGAAGGGCACGATGCGCCTGTTCGGCGAGCCCGTGCCGGACCGGCTGCCGCACGTCATCGGGCGAGTGGGAGCGGTGGTCGAGTCGCCGAAGTTCTCGCCCAACTTCAGCGGCCGCCGCAACCTCCAGCTGCTCGCCGGCGCGATCGGCGCTCCCGCGACGCGGGTGGACGCCGCATTGGAGCAGGTGAAGCTGACCGGCCGCGACAAGGACCGCTACAAGGGCTATTCGCTCGGCATGAAGCAGCGGCTCGCGATCGCCGCGACCCTGCTGAAGGAGCCCAGCCTGCTCATCCTCGACGAGCCGACGAACGGCCTCGACCCGGCCGGCATCCGCGAGATCCGCGAGACCATCCGCGACCTGGGGACCTCCGGCGTGACGGTGCTGCTGAGCTCGCACATCCTCGCCGAGGTGCAGCAGGTCTGCACCTCCGCGACGATCATCGGCAACGGCAAGCTGCTCGCCTCGGGCGACGTGGACGACCTGCTGGGCGCCGGTACGGCGTACCGCGTGGCGACGCCGGACCCGGCGGCCGCCGCCGAGGTGCTGACGCGGGCCGGCCTGGCTCCGACCGTGCTCGACACCGGCCTCCAGGTCGACACCGACCAGCCGTCGGAGGTGACGAGGGTGCTCGGTGAGGCGGGCATCTGGCTGAGCGAGCTCACGCCGCTGCGCGCCGACCTCGAGTCCTACTTCCTCGCGCTCACCGAGGACGAGCAGCTGGGAGAGCAGGCATGA